From a single Callithrix jacchus isolate 240 chromosome 5, calJac240_pri, whole genome shotgun sequence genomic region:
- the MINK1 gene encoding misshapen-like kinase 1 isoform X38 — MGDPAPARSLDDIDLSALRDPAGIFELVEVVGNGTYGQVYKGRHVKTGQLAAIKVMDVTEDEEEEIKQEINMLKKYSHHRNIATYYGAFIKKSPPGNDDQLWLVMEFCGAGSVTDLVKNTKGNALKEDCIAYICREILRGLAHLHAHKVIHRDIKGQNVLLTENAEVKLVDFGVSAQLDRTVGRRNTFIGTPYWMAPEVIACDENPDATYDYRSDIWSLGITAIEMAEGAPPLCDMHPMRALFLIPRNPPPRLKSKKWSKKFIDFIDTCLIKTYLSRPPTEQLLKFPFIRDQPTERQVRIQLKDHIDRSRKKREETEYEYSGSEEEDDSHGEEGEPSSIMNVPGESTLRREFLRLQQENKSNSEALKQQQQLQQQQQRDPEAHIKHLLHQRQRRIEEQKEERRRVEEQQRREREQRKLQEKEQRRLEDMQALRREEERRQAEREQEYKRKQLEEQRQSERLQRQLQQEHAYLKSLQQQQQQQQLQKQQQQILPGDRKPLYQYGRAMNPADKPAWAREVEERTRLNKQQNSPLAKSKPSSTGPEPPIPQASPGPPGPLSQTPPMQRPVEPQEGPHKSLVAHRVPLKPYAAPVPRSQSLQDQPTRNLAAFPASHDPDPAIPAPTATPSARGAVIRQNSDPTSEGPGPSPNPPAWVRPDNEAPPKVPQRTSSIATALNTSGAGGSRPAQAVRASNPDLRRSDPGWERSDSVLPASHGHLPQAGSLERNRVGASSKLDSSPVLSPGNKAKPDDHRSRPGRPASYKRAIGEDFVLLKERTLDEAPRPPKKAMDYSSSSEEVESSEEDEEEGEGEPSEGSRDTPGGRSDGDTDSISTMVVHDVEEITGTQPPYGGGTMVVQRTPEEERSLLHADSNGYTNLPDVVQPSHSPTENSKGQSPPSKDGSSDYQSRGLVKAPGKSSFTMFVDLGIYQPGGSGDTIPVTALVGGEGTRLDQLQYDVRKGSVVNVNPTNTRAHSETPEIRKYKKRFNSEILCAALWGVNLLVGTENGLMLLDRSGQGKVYGLIGRRRFQQMDVLEGLNLLITISGKRNKLRVYYLSWLRNKILHNDPEVEKKQGWTTVGDMEGCGHYRVVKYERIKFLVIALKSSVEVYAWAPKPYHKFMAFKSFADLPHRPLLVDLTVEEGQRLKVIYGSSAGFHAVDVDSGNSYDIYIPVHIQSQITPHAIIFLPNTDGMEMLLCYEDEGVYVNTYGRIIKDVVLQWGEMPTSVAYICSNQIMGWGEKAIEIRSVETGHLDGVFMHKRAQRLKFLCERNDKVFFASVRSGGSSQVYFMTLNRNCIMNW; from the exons GACCCTGCTGGGATCTTTGAGCTTGTGGAGGTGGTCGGCAATGGAACCTACGGACAGGTGTACAAG GGTCGGCATGTCAAGACTGGGCAGCTGGCTGCCATCAAGGTCATGGATGTCACGGAG GACGAAGAGGAAGAGATCAAACAGGAGATCAACATGCTGAAAAAATACTCTCACCACCGCAACATTGCCACCTACTATGGAGCCTTCATCAAGAAGAGCCCCCCAGGAAACGACGACCAGCTCTGG CTGGTGATGGAGTTCTGTGGTGCTGGTTCAGTGACTGACCTGGTAAAGAACACGAAAGGAAATGCCCTGAAGGAGGACTGCATCGCCTACATCTGCAGGGAGATTCTCAGG GGTCTGGCCCATCTCCATGCCCACAAGGTGATACATCGAGACATCAAGGGGCAGAATGTGCTGCTGACAGAGAATGCTGAGGTCAAGCTAG TGGATTTTGGGGTGAGTGCTCAGCTGGACCGTACTGTGGGAAGACGGAACACTTTCATTGGGACTCCCTATTGGATGGCCCCAGAGGTCATAGCCTGTGATGAGAACCCTGATGCCACCTACGATTACAGG AGTGACATTTGGTCTCTAGGAATCACAGCCATCGAGATGGCAGAGGGAGCCCCCC CTCTGTGTGACATGCACCCCATGCGAGCCCTCTTCCTCATTCCTCGGAAcccaccacccaggctcaagtccAAGAAGTG GTCTAAGAAGTTTATTGACTTCATTGACACATGTCTCATCAAGACTTACCTGAGCCGTCCCCCAACGGAGCAGCTACTGAAGTTTCCCTTCATCCGGGACCAGCCCACGGAGCGGCAGGTCCGCATCCAGCTTAAGGACCACATTGACCGATCCCGGAAGAAGCGGG AGGAGACAGAATATGAGTACAGCGGCAGTGAGGAGGAAGATGACAGCCATGGAGAGGAAGGAGAGCCAAG CTCCATCATGAACGTGCCTGGAGAGTCGACTCTACGTCGGGAATTTCTCCGGCTCCAGCAGGAAAATAAGAGCAACTCAGAGGCTTTAAAACAGCAGCAACAGCTGCAACAGCAGCAACAGCGAGACCCCGAGGCACACATCAAACACCTGCTGCACCAACGGCAGCGGCGCATAGAGGAACAGAAGGAAGAGCGGCGCCGTGTCGAGGAG CAACAGCGGCGGGAACGGGAGCAGCGGAAGCTGCAGGAGAAGGAGCAGCGACGGCTAGAGGACATGCAGGCCCTGCGGCGGGAGGAGGAGCGGCGGCAGGCGGAGCGCGAGCAG GAATACAAGAGGAAGCAGCTAGAGGAGCAGCGGCAGTCAGAGCGTCTGCAGAGGCAACTACAGCAGGAGCATGCCTACCTCAAGtccctgcagcagcagcagcagcagcagcagcttcagaaacagcagcagcagatCCTGCCCGGGGACAGGAAGCCCCTGTACCAATATGGTCGGGCCATGAATCCCGCTGATAAACCAGCCTGGGCCCGAGAG GTAGAAGAAAGAACAAGGTTGAACAAGCAGCAGAACTCTCCCCTGGCCAAGAGCAAGCCAAGCAGCACAGGGCCTGAGCCCCCGATCCCCCAGGCCTCCCCGGGACCCCCAGGACCCCTTTCCCAGACTCCTCCTATGCAGAGGCCGGTGGAGCCCCAGGAGGGACCACACAAG AGCCTGGTGGCACACCGGGTCCCACTGAAGCCATATGCAGCACCTGTACCCCGATCCCAGTCCCTGCAGGACCAGCCCACCCGAAACCTGGCTGCCTTCCCAGCCTCCCATGACCCCGACCCTGCCATCCCTGcacccactgccacacccagTGCCCGAGGAGCTGTCATCCGCCAGAATTCAGACCCTACCTCTGAAGGACCTGGCCCCAGCCCGAACCCCCCAGCCTGGGTCCGCCCAGATAATGAGGCCCCACCCAAG GTGCCTCAGAGGACCTCATCTATCGCCACTGCCCTTAACACCAGTGGGGCTGGAGGCTCCCGGCCAGCCCAGGCAGTCCGTGCCAG TAACCCTGACCTCAGGAGGAGCGACCCTGGCTGGGAACGCTCAGACAGCGTCCTCCCAGCCTCTCACGGGCACCTCCCCCAGGCTGGCTCACTGGAGCGGAACCGTGTGGGAG CCTCCTCCAAACTGGACAGCTCCCCAGTGCTCTCCCCTGGGAATAAAGCCAAGCCTGATGACCACCGTTCTCGGCCAGGCCGGCCCGCA AGCTATAAGCGAGCAATTGGTGAG GACTTCGTGTTGCTGAAAGAACGGACCCTGGACGAggcccctcggcctcccaagaaagCCATGGACTACTCATCATCCAGCGAGGAGGTGGAGAGCagtgaggaggatgaggaggagggcGAAGGCGAGCCATCAGAGGGGAGCAGAGACACCCCTGGGGGCCG CAGCGATGGGGATACAGACAGCATCAGCACCATGGTGGTCCACGATGTTGAGGAGATCACCGGGACCCAGCCCCCGTATGGGGGCGGCACCATGGTGGTCCAGCGT ACCCCTGAAGAGGAGCGGAGCCTGCTGCATGCTGACAGCAACGGGTACACAAACCTGCCTGATGTGGTCCAGCCCAGCCACTCCCCCACCGAGAACAGCAAAGGCCAAAGCCCGCCCTCAAAGGATGGGAGCAGTGAC TACCAGTCTCGTGGGCTGGTAAAGGCCCCTGGCAAGAGCTCATTCACGATGTTTGTGGATCTTGGGATCTACCAGCCTGGAGGCAGTGGGGACACCATCCCCGTCACAG CCCTAGTGGGTGGAGAGGGCACTCGGCTCGACCAGCTGCAGTACGACGTGAGGAAGGGTTCTGTGGTCAACGTGAATCCCACCAACACCCGGGCCCACAGTGAAACCCCTGAGATCCGGAAGTACAAGAAGCGATTCAACTCCGAGATTCTCTGTGCAGCCCTTTGGG GGGTCAACCTGCTGGTGGGCACGGAGAATGGGCTGATGTTGCTGGACCGAAGCGGACAGGGCAAGGTGTATGGACTCATTGGGCGGCGACGCTTCCAGCAAATGGATGTGCTGGAGGGGCTCAACCTGCTCATCACCATCTCAG GGAAAAGGAACAAACTGCGGGTGTATTACCTGTCCTGGCTCCGGAACAAGATTCTGCACAACGACCCAGAAGTGGAGAAGAAGCAGGGCTGGACCACTGTTGGGGACATGGAGGGCTGCGGCCACTACCGTGTTG TGAAATATGAGCGGATTAAGTTCTTGGTCATCGCCCTCAAGAGCTCCGTGGAGGTGTATGCCTGGGCCCCGAAACCCTACCACAAATTCATGGCCTTCAAG TCCTTTGCCGACCTCCCTCACCGCCCTCTGCTGGTCGACCTGACAGTGGAGGAGGGGCAGCGGCTCAAGGTCATCTATGGCTCCAGTGCTGGCTTCCATGCCGTGGATGTCGACTCGGGGAACAGCTATGACATCTACATCCCTGTGCAT atCCAGAGCCAGATCACGCCCCATGCCATCATCTTCCTCCCCAACACCGACGGCATGGAGATGCTGCTGTGCTATGAGGACGAGGGTGTCTACGTCAACACGTACGGGCGGATCATCAAGGATGTGGTGCTGCAGTGGGGAGAGATGCCCACCTCTGTGG CCTACATCTGCTCCAACCAGATAATGGGCTGGGGTGAGAAAGCCATTGAGATCCGCTCTGTGGAGACAGGACACCTGGACGGGGTCTTCATGCACAAACGAGCCCAGAGGCTCAAGTTCCTGTGTGAGCGGAATGACAAG GTGTTTTTTGCCTCAGTCCGCTCTGGGGGCAGCAGCCAAGTTTACTTCATGACTCTGAACCGTAACTGCATCATGAACTGGTGA
- the MINK1 gene encoding misshapen-like kinase 1 isoform X20, translating into MGDPAPARSLDDIDLSALRDPAGIFELVEVVGNGTYGQVYKGRHVKTGQLAAIKVMDVTEDEEEEIKQEINMLKKYSHHRNIATYYGAFIKKSPPGNDDQLWLVMEFCGAGSVTDLVKNTKGNALKEDCIAYICREILRGLAHLHAHKVIHRDIKGQNVLLTENAEVKLVDFGVSAQLDRTVGRRNTFIGTPYWMAPEVIACDENPDATYDYRSDIWSLGITAIEMAEGAPPLCDMHPMRALFLIPRNPPPRLKSKKWSKKFIDFIDTCLIKTYLSRPPTEQLLKFPFIRDQPTERQVRIQLKDHIDRSRKKREETEYEYSGSEEEDDSHGEEGEPSSIMNVPGESTLRREFLRLQQENKSNSEALKQQQQLQQQQQRDPEAHIKHLLHQRQRRIEEQKEERRRVEEQQRREREQRKLQEKEQRRLEDMQALRREEERRQAEREQEYKRKQLEEQRQSERLQRQLQQEHAYLKSLQQQQQQQQLQKQQQQILPGDRKPLYQYGRAMNPADKPAWAREVEERTRLNKQQNSPLAKSKPSSTGPEPPIPQASPGPPGPLSQTPPMQRPVEPQEGPHKSLVAHRVPLKPYAAPVPRSQSLQDQPTRNLAAFPASHDPDPAIPAPTATPSARGAVIRQNSDPTSEGPGPSPNPPAWVRPDNEAPPKVPQRTSSIATALNTSGAGGSRPAQAVRARPRSNSAWQIYLQRRAERGTPKPPGPPAQPPGPPNASSNPDLRRSDPGWERSDSVLPASHGHLPQAGSLERNRVGASSKLDSSPVLSPGNKAKPDDHRSRPGRPADFVLLKERTLDEAPRPPKKAMDYSSSSEEVESSEEDEEEGEGEPSEGSRDTPGGRDGDTDSISTMVVHDVEEITGTQPPYGGGTMVVQRTPEEERSLLHADSNGYTNLPDVVQPSHSPTENSKGQSPPSKDGSSDYQSRGLVKAPGKSSFTMFVDLGIYQPGGSGDTIPVTALVGGEGTRLDQLQYDVRKGSVVNVNPTNTRAHSETPEIRKYKKRFNSEILCAALWGVNLLVGTENGLMLLDRSGQGKVYGLIGRRRFQQMDVLEGLNLLITISGKRNKLRVYYLSWLRNKILHNDPEVEKKQGWTTVGDMEGCGHYRVVKYERIKFLVIALKSSVEVYAWAPKPYHKFMAFKSFADLPHRPLLVDLTVEEGQRLKVIYGSSAGFHAVDVDSGNSYDIYIPVHIQSQITPHAIIFLPNTDGMEMLLCYEDEGVYVNTYGRIIKDVVLQWGEMPTSVAYICSNQIMGWGEKAIEIRSVETGHLDGVFMHKRAQRLKFLCERNDKVFFASVRSGGSSQVYFMTLNRNCIMNW; encoded by the exons GACCCTGCTGGGATCTTTGAGCTTGTGGAGGTGGTCGGCAATGGAACCTACGGACAGGTGTACAAG GGTCGGCATGTCAAGACTGGGCAGCTGGCTGCCATCAAGGTCATGGATGTCACGGAG GACGAAGAGGAAGAGATCAAACAGGAGATCAACATGCTGAAAAAATACTCTCACCACCGCAACATTGCCACCTACTATGGAGCCTTCATCAAGAAGAGCCCCCCAGGAAACGACGACCAGCTCTGG CTGGTGATGGAGTTCTGTGGTGCTGGTTCAGTGACTGACCTGGTAAAGAACACGAAAGGAAATGCCCTGAAGGAGGACTGCATCGCCTACATCTGCAGGGAGATTCTCAGG GGTCTGGCCCATCTCCATGCCCACAAGGTGATACATCGAGACATCAAGGGGCAGAATGTGCTGCTGACAGAGAATGCTGAGGTCAAGCTAG TGGATTTTGGGGTGAGTGCTCAGCTGGACCGTACTGTGGGAAGACGGAACACTTTCATTGGGACTCCCTATTGGATGGCCCCAGAGGTCATAGCCTGTGATGAGAACCCTGATGCCACCTACGATTACAGG AGTGACATTTGGTCTCTAGGAATCACAGCCATCGAGATGGCAGAGGGAGCCCCCC CTCTGTGTGACATGCACCCCATGCGAGCCCTCTTCCTCATTCCTCGGAAcccaccacccaggctcaagtccAAGAAGTG GTCTAAGAAGTTTATTGACTTCATTGACACATGTCTCATCAAGACTTACCTGAGCCGTCCCCCAACGGAGCAGCTACTGAAGTTTCCCTTCATCCGGGACCAGCCCACGGAGCGGCAGGTCCGCATCCAGCTTAAGGACCACATTGACCGATCCCGGAAGAAGCGGG AGGAGACAGAATATGAGTACAGCGGCAGTGAGGAGGAAGATGACAGCCATGGAGAGGAAGGAGAGCCAAG CTCCATCATGAACGTGCCTGGAGAGTCGACTCTACGTCGGGAATTTCTCCGGCTCCAGCAGGAAAATAAGAGCAACTCAGAGGCTTTAAAACAGCAGCAACAGCTGCAACAGCAGCAACAGCGAGACCCCGAGGCACACATCAAACACCTGCTGCACCAACGGCAGCGGCGCATAGAGGAACAGAAGGAAGAGCGGCGCCGTGTCGAGGAG CAACAGCGGCGGGAACGGGAGCAGCGGAAGCTGCAGGAGAAGGAGCAGCGACGGCTAGAGGACATGCAGGCCCTGCGGCGGGAGGAGGAGCGGCGGCAGGCGGAGCGCGAGCAG GAATACAAGAGGAAGCAGCTAGAGGAGCAGCGGCAGTCAGAGCGTCTGCAGAGGCAACTACAGCAGGAGCATGCCTACCTCAAGtccctgcagcagcagcagcagcagcagcagcttcagaaacagcagcagcagatCCTGCCCGGGGACAGGAAGCCCCTGTACCAATATGGTCGGGCCATGAATCCCGCTGATAAACCAGCCTGGGCCCGAGAG GTAGAAGAAAGAACAAGGTTGAACAAGCAGCAGAACTCTCCCCTGGCCAAGAGCAAGCCAAGCAGCACAGGGCCTGAGCCCCCGATCCCCCAGGCCTCCCCGGGACCCCCAGGACCCCTTTCCCAGACTCCTCCTATGCAGAGGCCGGTGGAGCCCCAGGAGGGACCACACAAG AGCCTGGTGGCACACCGGGTCCCACTGAAGCCATATGCAGCACCTGTACCCCGATCCCAGTCCCTGCAGGACCAGCCCACCCGAAACCTGGCTGCCTTCCCAGCCTCCCATGACCCCGACCCTGCCATCCCTGcacccactgccacacccagTGCCCGAGGAGCTGTCATCCGCCAGAATTCAGACCCTACCTCTGAAGGACCTGGCCCCAGCCCGAACCCCCCAGCCTGGGTCCGCCCAGATAATGAGGCCCCACCCAAG GTGCCTCAGAGGACCTCATCTATCGCCACTGCCCTTAACACCAGTGGGGCTGGAGGCTCCCGGCCAGCCCAGGCAGTCCGTGCCAG ACCTCGCAGCAACTCCGCCTGGCAAATCTATCTGCAAAGGCGGGCAGAGCGAGGCACCCCCAAGCCTCCAGGGCCCCCTGCTCAGCCCCCTGGCCCGCCCAACGCCTCTAG TAACCCTGACCTCAGGAGGAGCGACCCTGGCTGGGAACGCTCAGACAGCGTCCTCCCAGCCTCTCACGGGCACCTCCCCCAGGCTGGCTCACTGGAGCGGAACCGTGTGGGAG CCTCCTCCAAACTGGACAGCTCCCCAGTGCTCTCCCCTGGGAATAAAGCCAAGCCTGATGACCACCGTTCTCGGCCAGGCCGGCCCGCA GACTTCGTGTTGCTGAAAGAACGGACCCTGGACGAggcccctcggcctcccaagaaagCCATGGACTACTCATCATCCAGCGAGGAGGTGGAGAGCagtgaggaggatgaggaggagggcGAAGGCGAGCCATCAGAGGGGAGCAGAGACACCCCTGGGGGCCG CGATGGGGATACAGACAGCATCAGCACCATGGTGGTCCACGATGTTGAGGAGATCACCGGGACCCAGCCCCCGTATGGGGGCGGCACCATGGTGGTCCAGCGT ACCCCTGAAGAGGAGCGGAGCCTGCTGCATGCTGACAGCAACGGGTACACAAACCTGCCTGATGTGGTCCAGCCCAGCCACTCCCCCACCGAGAACAGCAAAGGCCAAAGCCCGCCCTCAAAGGATGGGAGCAGTGAC TACCAGTCTCGTGGGCTGGTAAAGGCCCCTGGCAAGAGCTCATTCACGATGTTTGTGGATCTTGGGATCTACCAGCCTGGAGGCAGTGGGGACACCATCCCCGTCACAG CCCTAGTGGGTGGAGAGGGCACTCGGCTCGACCAGCTGCAGTACGACGTGAGGAAGGGTTCTGTGGTCAACGTGAATCCCACCAACACCCGGGCCCACAGTGAAACCCCTGAGATCCGGAAGTACAAGAAGCGATTCAACTCCGAGATTCTCTGTGCAGCCCTTTGGG GGGTCAACCTGCTGGTGGGCACGGAGAATGGGCTGATGTTGCTGGACCGAAGCGGACAGGGCAAGGTGTATGGACTCATTGGGCGGCGACGCTTCCAGCAAATGGATGTGCTGGAGGGGCTCAACCTGCTCATCACCATCTCAG GGAAAAGGAACAAACTGCGGGTGTATTACCTGTCCTGGCTCCGGAACAAGATTCTGCACAACGACCCAGAAGTGGAGAAGAAGCAGGGCTGGACCACTGTTGGGGACATGGAGGGCTGCGGCCACTACCGTGTTG TGAAATATGAGCGGATTAAGTTCTTGGTCATCGCCCTCAAGAGCTCCGTGGAGGTGTATGCCTGGGCCCCGAAACCCTACCACAAATTCATGGCCTTCAAG TCCTTTGCCGACCTCCCTCACCGCCCTCTGCTGGTCGACCTGACAGTGGAGGAGGGGCAGCGGCTCAAGGTCATCTATGGCTCCAGTGCTGGCTTCCATGCCGTGGATGTCGACTCGGGGAACAGCTATGACATCTACATCCCTGTGCAT atCCAGAGCCAGATCACGCCCCATGCCATCATCTTCCTCCCCAACACCGACGGCATGGAGATGCTGCTGTGCTATGAGGACGAGGGTGTCTACGTCAACACGTACGGGCGGATCATCAAGGATGTGGTGCTGCAGTGGGGAGAGATGCCCACCTCTGTGG CCTACATCTGCTCCAACCAGATAATGGGCTGGGGTGAGAAAGCCATTGAGATCCGCTCTGTGGAGACAGGACACCTGGACGGGGTCTTCATGCACAAACGAGCCCAGAGGCTCAAGTTCCTGTGTGAGCGGAATGACAAG GTGTTTTTTGCCTCAGTCCGCTCTGGGGGCAGCAGCCAAGTTTACTTCATGACTCTGAACCGTAACTGCATCATGAACTGGTGA